GTCAACCAGCTTCCGAACCAGTCCCCTTCTTTTTTAGGGGGGCTAGGGGGGATCGACTAGTGCTTATCATTACAACTCTTGAATTTTCAAATATCCTCTTAGTAATCGAAACCGGATCTGCACCGTCCAAAAGACTCGCAGATCATGGACGGGAAATCAATACCGCCTCCGGAAAAAATCAAAAACAAAGAACGCCGACTTCTAAAACTGCGAAGTCAGCGCTCTTAAACCTTATTAAACAAACTTTTTATAATTAGAACCTTTATATTAGCTGGCTCCATTTGAATTTATAGGTATTATGTCAGGGATTCCAGTGATTTCCTGTAGACGTAATCTTTTCTTTATATTTCCCTTTCTGTTGATTCGTTAAGTTTCGAATACTTATGCTGCTTTGGCATCGTGGCACCCAGAATTCGCGATAGCCAGACCTCCAGTACCCGCACAATGCTCTTGCGATCCGTGAGAGAGGGTAACGTCATCGGTTCCACAAGCACGGTAAACATGCCCAGGCGATTTCCAGCCAACACATCCGTAAACAGGCGATCGCCCACCATGGCGACCTGAGCAACGGGAAGTTGCATGGCCTTTAACGCTTGCCGTAGTTTCCGTCGCGACGGTTTCCGTGCCCCAACAATGAAGGGAACGTCCAAGATCGTGGCAATGTGCTGAATACGATGCCGACTCATGTTGTTGCTGACCAGCCAAATGCGGACAAACGGTTTCAGAGATTGAATCCATTGCTGCACCTCCTCGGACACCTCGACTGACCGGAAGTGAACCAGGGTGTCATCCACATCTAAGACCAGACCCTTGATGTTGTTTTGTTTCAGCATCTCCAGCGTGAGGCTCAACACGGAGTCTCCCAAAATCAAATCAGGTTGTAGCAAAATACCCCAAGACATAACACTTTCGGCAAAAACAGTAGCGTGGAGGCAGGAGGAGGCTCGGCTACAGCCGAAACAGATTCCTCTTCCTCGGGAGTAGGGGACTGGGTTCATCCAGACCTAATAGGAAAGACGAGGGTGAATCCGAACACCAGCGGCGTAGATGCGGTTGCATATTCAGTTCAGTTAACCGAACCAGATTCTGAGTGTTGCTGAGCCGCCAAGCCATCCTGAATCTCAGCCTGAGCAGCCTCATGTTCGGCCAGGGTTCGACTGAAAACGTGAGTGCCATCATATCGCGCCACAAAATACAGATAGTCTGTATCGTCGGGGGATAGGGAGGCTTCTAAACTGTCAATTCCGGGACTGGCGATGGGGGTTGGGGGCAGACCAGGGTTCAGATAGGTGTTGTAGGGCGAGGGCGTGTTGACATCCCGGAGGGTCAGGGGGCGATCGGGGGTTTGGAGAATACCAAGGGCATATTCCACCGTCGGATCGGCCCCCAGAGTCATCCCTTCCGTGAGACGACGCGCAAATACGCTGGCAATTAGCGATCGCTCGTCACCCACAACCGCTTCTTTCTCCACAATACTGGCAAGCGTCACCCACTCCAACAAGGAATAGGGAGAGTTGGCCTCGTCATAAATGGGAAGGGCTACCTGCTCAAACTGGGTCAGCATTTGACGCACGATCGCATCTGGAGTTGCGGGATCGGGTAAAACGTAGGTGTCTGGGAACAGGAAGCCTTCGAGATGGGGCAGATTTTCTGGCAGCCACGGATACTCGTCGTAGGGAATAGTCTGGCTAGCGGCAATAAAGTCCTTTGCTGGGAACAGCCCCTGGGCTTCTAAATACTCCGCCATCTGTTGAATGTTCCAACCTTCCGGAATGGTGATGCTGACCTGCACCACATCCCCTTCCCAAATCGTATCGGCGATCGCTCCTAGGGGATCCATCGGCGATAGCTCGTAGGTTCCAGCCTGGAATCCTCCTTCCCGATTGGTGAGATGCTGTGCCCGTGTCCACACCTTCCATGCCGTGGCTGACCGAATTAGCCCTGCCGCTTCCAGATCCTCGCCAATCTGCTGAGCAGAGGTACCGGGAGGAATTTCGATTTGTACGCTTGCCTCGTCTGATAATTGAGTCGTTGCCTCGTCTAGAGACACCACAGTCGCAGTCGCCCAACTCCACCAGCTCCACCCCTGCCATGCTGCTACACCGATCACAGCAGGAAGCAGCAGAAGGTAGAAAAACAATTTGGAAATGCGGCGAGAGTTACTCATGATGGCGGGGTCAAGTCGGCAAATTGCTGGTATTACAACAAGCCAAGAGCGTAGGAATAAGCGATACGGCAGATCGGATCGCCTTGTCCTGCCCTTGAACGTGCTGCAATCCTAGTCCAAATCATCAAACAATTGGTCTTCGAGCTGCGATCGCACCATCTCATACTCCTCCGGCTCCAAGAGTTTCAAGTGTTCGTCGCCATCCATCTGCGCAAAGATGGGCAGCGGATCGATGGGGGTACACATAATATACTCCTGCTCCTCGTGGAAAAATCGAGCCAAGATTTGAAACGACTCTTCCGTCGGTTCTTGATCATCCCAATCCAGATTAAGGGTAATCACGTCGTCTTCCTGGGCTTCGGGCAATTCGCCTTTGGCCGTCAAGGTCAGCGCTGATCGGTTCAGGGTCAAATTTTGCTCCGCTAATACCGCGCGCGCCGTATCAAAAACCTCGTCAACCTCGTCATCTTCTAGGTCAAACAACGCTTCGTCTTCATCTTCAGCATCGTCATCCCACGCAAAGATTTGAACGGGAGCATCAATCGGAAACAGCAGGAGGTATTCGCGTCCGTCCACTTCGATCGATTTCTCGACGTAGCACACGAGCGATCGCCCCTCTTCATCCGCCAGGCTAATCGTATCTTCTTCAATATCAAAATCGTTGTTGTTCATCCACGCGTCTCCGTGTGCCCCGTCTAGAAAGCCCATAATAGGTCAGAATGTCGAGTTTTGTTTAAAAGTCAAAGGGTTCTTTAAGAAAGAAGTTGATGATTATACTGTTCAGCTTGTTCGCCGTGCATCCAGCCACCGCTGCAAGATCAGAGCAGCCGCTTTCCGATCGATCAAGGCTTTATTTTGGGAGGGCGATCGCCCTTCGCCTTGGATTAACTGCTCTGCCTCCACGGACGTTAACCGCTCATCCACGTACTCTACCGGAAGTTGGAGGGCTTTAGAGAGGCGATCAGCAAACTTTTGCACCTGCCGCGCCTGAAACCCAAGCTCGCCGTCCATCGTGTAGGGCAATCCCACCACCAGTTGGGAAACCTGCCGCTCAGTCACCAGATCTCGCAGCAGCGCCACATCCTCCGCAAAAGAACGACGATCAATGGTCAGCAGTCCGATCGCAATCAAGCCCGTACCGTCGCACCCGGCTATCCCAATGCGCTTGCGCCCAACATCCAGCCCTAGAGCCGCTATCCGCTCTGCCATTAGCCTTGGGACGGAGTCGATGAATCAGACGAAGACGGATCAACCTCCCACTCCATGCCCGTTCCCAAGGACGGATTTGTAGCAGGATGCCCGTTTGAATTTCCTCGATGCGATGAAGGCTTACGATTTTTTTGAATGGCCTCCTGAGCTGAGTCCAGGAAGGAGAGACGGCTAGGAATCGGCTTGCGAGCAGGTTGCAGCCCTTGAAGCATTTCAGAAAGCTGCAGGTTCTCCAACGCCGTAGGCCGAGCCTCCCGCAGTTTATGCCATACCGAGCGCGACATCAGCAGCGTGTGTTCCGTCTGCTCTGCACCAATCTTGGCGAGATATTCTTCCCGCTCTGATTGATAGTCCGTTGAGGCGAGGCGCAGGGTTTGCCGTGATGATTCCTCAACCAGTCGCGCCATGTGGGCGAGTAGCTCTGGATAGAGCCAGGTATAGGCAGGATGCACGGTTAAATCGGCCTCTGGGGTCTGGGAGGTATTGCGACTCAGGCTGAGCTTAAAGAACCCGATCGCCGCTTTGCGCTGTGGTTCAAACACATACCCTGTTTTGCTCTCCGTGCGGTTCACCCACTGCTTACCACTTTCTACGACTGACCCTGCCAGCCCTGTCTTGAAATCAATCGTTTGGCGATCGAACACTTGGCGGACGAGGGGCGGCATCGATACCGTGTCTAACTGGTGCAGCAGGAACGCATCGGCATTCCCCACAGGTAAAAGATTGGGCAGATCGGGGGTATGCTGGGCTAGGGTTTGAATAATGTCGGGGGCGATCGCCCAATAGGTCATCTGAGCGAGGGGTTGGAATCCGTTATGGCGGTAGAGGGCTAGGGTATCCCCATCGTTCACATCGACCTCAATCAGCCATGTGCGTGCTTCCCAGATGCTTTCAAAGCAGTAGCGCAGCAGTTGGGATCCGATATCCAGCGCCAGCAACTTTTCACCAGACCGGGTGACAACGGCTTGACTCACCACCTGATCGACCCGCCACGTCGAACGGCTGCGGTTAAAGGGCGATACCTGAATCATGCCGCAGAGTTGACCGTCGTACTCAGCAACGTAGGCCGAAAATAAATGTTGAAGGGGATTCGGCACAATGCTCAGGGCTTTGACCGGGCCATACCAGCGGCGAACCTGTTGGATGAGGCTGAGGGGGCGATCGCCGCTATCCTCCGCATCTTGAGATCCACCAGAGGGCTGCCGAGCTTGAATG
The sequence above is drawn from the Synechococcales cyanobacterium T60_A2020_003 genome and encodes:
- a CDS encoding YqeG family HAD IIIA-type phosphatase, producing the protein MSWGILLQPDLILGDSVLSLTLEMLKQNNIKGLVLDVDDTLVHFRSVEVSEEVQQWIQSLKPFVRIWLVSNNMSRHRIQHIATILDVPFIVGARKPSRRKLRQALKAMQLPVAQVAMVGDRLFTDVLAGNRLGMFTVLVEPMTLPSLTDRKSIVRVLEVWLSRILGATMPKQHKYSKLNESTEREI
- the mltG gene encoding endolytic transglycosylase MltG codes for the protein MSNSRRISKLFFYLLLLPAVIGVAAWQGWSWWSWATATVVSLDEATTQLSDEASVQIEIPPGTSAQQIGEDLEAAGLIRSATAWKVWTRAQHLTNREGGFQAGTYELSPMDPLGAIADTIWEGDVVQVSITIPEGWNIQQMAEYLEAQGLFPAKDFIAASQTIPYDEYPWLPENLPHLEGFLFPDTYVLPDPATPDAIVRQMLTQFEQVALPIYDEANSPYSLLEWVTLASIVEKEAVVGDERSLIASVFARRLTEGMTLGADPTVEYALGILQTPDRPLTLRDVNTPSPYNTYLNPGLPPTPIASPGIDSLEASLSPDDTDYLYFVARYDGTHVFSRTLAEHEAAQAEIQDGLAAQQHSESGSVN
- a CDS encoding DUF3727 domain-containing protein, translated to MNNNDFDIEEDTISLADEEGRSLVCYVEKSIEVDGREYLLLFPIDAPVQIFAWDDDAEDEDEALFDLEDDEVDEVFDTARAVLAEQNLTLNRSALTLTAKGELPEAQEDDVITLNLDWDDQEPTEESFQILARFFHEEQEYIMCTPIDPLPIFAQMDGDEHLKLLEPEEYEMVRSQLEDQLFDDLD
- the ruvX gene encoding Holliday junction resolvase RuvX, giving the protein MAERIAALGLDVGRKRIGIAGCDGTGLIAIGLLTIDRRSFAEDVALLRDLVTERQVSQLVVGLPYTMDGELGFQARQVQKFADRLSKALQLPVEYVDERLTSVEAEQLIQGEGRSPSQNKALIDRKAAALILQRWLDARRTS
- a CDS encoding GNAT family N-acetyltransferase; amino-acid sequence: MTSSLSIKLHIRPFQYRDLDDIEVLIQARQPSGGSQDAEDSGDRPLSLIQQVRRWYGPVKALSIVPNPLQHLFSAYVAEYDGQLCGMIQVSPFNRSRSTWRVDQVVSQAVVTRSGEKLLALDIGSQLLRYCFESIWEARTWLIEVDVNDGDTLALYRHNGFQPLAQMTYWAIAPDIIQTLAQHTPDLPNLLPVGNADAFLLHQLDTVSMPPLVRQVFDRQTIDFKTGLAGSVVESGKQWVNRTESKTGYVFEPQRKAAIGFFKLSLSRNTSQTPEADLTVHPAYTWLYPELLAHMARLVEESSRQTLRLASTDYQSEREEYLAKIGAEQTEHTLLMSRSVWHKLREARPTALENLQLSEMLQGLQPARKPIPSRLSFLDSAQEAIQKNRKPSSHRGNSNGHPATNPSLGTGMEWEVDPSSSDSSTPSQG